The following coding sequences lie in one Arabidopsis thaliana chromosome 3, partial sequence genomic window:
- the UBC19 gene encoding ubiquitin-conjugating enzyme19 (ubiquitin-conjugating enzyme19 (UBC19); CONTAINS InterPro DOMAIN/s: Ubiquitin-conjugating enzyme/RWD-like (InterPro:IPR016135), Ubiquitin-conjugating enzyme E2 H10 (InterPro:IPR015582), Ubiquitin-conjugating enzyme, E2 (InterPro:IPR000608); BEST Arabidopsis thaliana protein match is: ubiquitin-conjugating enzyme 20 (TAIR:AT1G50490.1); Has 9466 Blast hits to 9449 proteins in 390 species: Archae - 0; Bacteria - 0; Metazoa - 4186; Fungi - 1966; Plants - 1712; Viruses - 20; Other Eukaryotes - 1582 (source: NCBI BLink).) — protein sequence MGLMMGADPGISAFPEEDNIFCWKGTITGSKDTVFEGTEYRLSLTFSNDYPFKSPKVKFETCCFHPNVDLYGNICLDILQDKWSSAYDVRTILLSIQSLLGEPNISSPLNNQAAQLWSNQEEYRKMVEKLYKPLNA from the exons ATGGGATTGATG ATGGGAGCTGATCCGGGGATATCTGCGTTTCCAGAGGAAGACAACATATTTTGCTGGAAAGGAACAATTACAGGAAGCAAAGATACTGTGTTCGAAGGAACTGAGTACAGACTCTCACTCACTTTCTCTAACGATTATCCTTTTAAGTCTCCCAAAGTTAAGTTTGAGACATGCTGCTTCCACCCCAATGTGGATCTCTATGGCAATATTTGCTTGGACATTCTTCAG GATAAATGGTCATCTGCTTATGATGTGAGGACGATATTACTCTCAATTCAAAGCCTTCTCGGAG AACCGAACATCAGCTCACCATTGAACAATCAAGCGGCTCAGCTTTGGAGCAATCAAGAAG AGTACAGGAAGATGGTTGAGAAGCTCTACAAGCCTTTAAACGCATGA
- the UBC19 gene encoding ubiquitin-conjugating enzyme19 (ubiquitin-conjugating enzyme19 (UBC19); CONTAINS InterPro DOMAIN/s: Ubiquitin-conjugating enzyme/RWD-like (InterPro:IPR016135), Ubiquitin-conjugating enzyme E2 H10 (InterPro:IPR015582), Ubiquitin-conjugating enzyme, E2 (InterPro:IPR000608); BEST Arabidopsis thaliana protein match is: ubiquitin-conjugating enzyme 20 (TAIR:AT1G50490.1); Has 2436 Blast hits to 2429 proteins in 193 species: Archae - 0; Bacteria - 0; Metazoa - 552; Fungi - 119; Plants - 1682; Viruses - 0; Other Eukaryotes - 83 (source: NCBI BLink).) encodes MATVNGYTGNTPAATTPAATGSKQSAPPTKTVDSHSVLKRLQSELMGLMMGADPGISAFPEEDNIFCWKGTITGSKDTVFEGTEYRLSLTFSNDYPFKSPKVKFETCCFHPNVDLYGNICLDILQDKWSSAYDVRTILLSIQSLLGEPNISSPLNNQAAQLWSNQEEYRKMVEKLYKPLNA; translated from the exons ATGGCGACGGTTAATGGGTACACAGGGAATACTCCGGCGGCGACTACACCGGCAGCCACCGGATCAAAGCAATCTGCTCCTCCGACTAAGACCGTCGATAGCCACTCCGTTCTAAAAag GCTGCAATCTGAACTAATGGGATTGATG ATGGGAGCTGATCCGGGGATATCTGCGTTTCCAGAGGAAGACAACATATTTTGCTGGAAAGGAACAATTACAGGAAGCAAAGATACTGTGTTCGAAGGAACTGAGTACAGACTCTCACTCACTTTCTCTAACGATTATCCTTTTAAGTCTCCCAAAGTTAAGTTTGAGACATGCTGCTTCCACCCCAATGTGGATCTCTATGGCAATATTTGCTTGGACATTCTTCAG GATAAATGGTCATCTGCTTATGATGTGAGGACGATATTACTCTCAATTCAAAGCCTTCTCGGAG AACCGAACATCAGCTCACCATTGAACAATCAAGCGGCTCAGCTTTGGAGCAATCAAGAAG AGTACAGGAAGATGGTTGAGAAGCTCTACAAGCCTTTAAACGCATGA
- the TTN9 gene encoding titan9, whose product MEHLRGENQSSLEMVEKLRNEIISIRSGRDDKFLECQKLLMEEELKNKSLSEEVVKLKELVQEEHPRNYEDQSGKKQKRKTPESARVTTRSMIKRSRLSEDLVETDMVSPDISKHHKAKEPLLVSQPQCCRTTYDGSSSSASCTFQALGKHLLGMKLSTNNKGKRACIVASHPTTGLSFSLTFINNPNGEESELLYKPASLGTFQRVAPEWMREVIKFSTSMCPIFFERVSRVIKLNC is encoded by the exons ATCAG ATCTGGCAGGGACGACAAGTTTCTGGAGTGTCAAAAGCTTCTCATGGAAGAAGAACTAAAGA ACAAATCACTTTCTGAAGAAGTTGTCAAGCTAAAAGAGCTGGTCCAAGAGGAACATCCTCGCAACTATGAAGATCAAagtggaaaaaaacaaaagagaaagactcCTGAAAGTGCTCGAGTTACAACGAGAAGCATGATAAAACGTAGCAGACTGTCAGAAGATTTGGTGGAAACGGATATGGTATCACCTGACATTAGCAAACATCATAAAGCAAAG GAGCCTCTCTTGGTTTCTCAGCCACAATGCTGCAGAACAACCTACGATGGATCAAGTAGTTCTGCTAGTTGTACATTTCAAGCTCTTGGCAAACACTTGCTAGGAATGAAATTATCAACTAATAATAAGGGCAAACGCGCCTGCATTGTAGCCTCACACCCAACAACcg GTTTATCCTTCAGCctaacttttataaataaccCAAATGGTGAAGAATCTGAGCTGCTTTACAAGCCTGCATCACTCGGAACATTTCAAAGAGTGGCACCGGAATGGATGAGAGAAGTTATAAAGTTCAGCACAAGTATGTGTCCCATCTTCTTTGAAAGAGTCTCTCGAGTCATTAAGCTCAATTGTTGA